The following are encoded together in the Lathyrus oleraceus cultivar Zhongwan6 chromosome 3, CAAS_Psat_ZW6_1.0, whole genome shotgun sequence genome:
- the LOC127129519 gene encoding uncharacterized protein LOC127129519, which translates to MKSIVGLGVLAEAIGIGKENGVLTRLDLEPRKNSCEEFSAPACKALSSLGSGDIIQSLTGGFQLSKTRSNELLWEAVWPRLLARGWHSEQPKNIEKFSWREHLKGHHYFDSARDVLSKVVAESNIIVLEEEEVEEGGPNEDDFSDDHRQCYLKPRSSISLVHCGKPLKYVPSNTVHRDEVDVDGKRYKGNTYSRRVNHSKDMSKSITQRSTKLSVTDTNGLPKRKLLKVKQKRYLPVELKDASTMTTDLLSESNGGSSPRMVESKILIYGRKKTDSCIGVSNCGVFVKKEIHDNSENDVNKMVESLKSQHTCVFDDSQVKRIIKHGFYWRVRSGDSNHAAVPTKGRRLTACAKAENSRIIQKFSGGLGSDKVRFSCSSSFLDVNQNVCDPICHQQNGSSSASSEDRSIIHCDYGSLEQQADINPRRQSSRNSKLTVKALESLASEFWHVAKRQKKNDIPTHTDIFNPCRKARTRGKTRPRRNYFVFQQIIGDGSVS; encoded by the coding sequence ATGAAATCTATTGTTGGACTTGGCGTTCTTGCGGAAGCAATAGGTATTGGTAAGGAGAATGGAGTCCTTACTCGGCTTGATTTGGAACCTAGAAAGAACAGTTGTGAGGAGTTTTCAGCACCAGCTTGCAAAGCTTTGTCTTCTCTTGGATCGGGTGATATAATACAATCTTTGACAGGAGGATTTCAGCTCAGCAAAACCAGAAGTAATGAACTACTCTGGGAGGCTGTATGGCCCAGGTTACTGGCAAGGGGCTGGCACTCTGAGCAACCAAAGAACATTGAGAAGTTTTCTTGGAGAGAACATTTGAAAGGGCATCATTACTTTGATTCTGCTAGGGATGTCTTGAGCAAAGTAGTAGCTGAATCAAATATTATTGTGCTCGAAGAAGAAGAAGTTGAAGAAGGAGGACCAAACGAAGATGATTTCTCTGACGATCATCGTCAATGTTACCTCAAGCCTCGATCTTCTATAAGTTTGGTGCATTGTGGAAAGCCGTTGAAATATGTTCCGTCTAATACAGTGCATAGAGATGAGGTAGATGTTGATGGTAAAAGATATAAAGGGAACACATATAGTAGGAGAGTAAACCATAGCAAGGATATGTCTAAAAGCATTACACAGAGGTCAACAAAGTTATCAGTTACTGATACCAATGGACTTCCTAAAAGAAAACTATTGAAGGTGAAACAAAAGAGATATCTGCCTGTTGAATTGAAAGATGCTTCTACGATGACTACCGATCTTCTAAGCGAAAGTAATGGTGGTTCTTCACCAAGGATGGTGGAATCCAAGATTCTGATATATGGCAGAAAGAAAACTGATAGTTGCATTGGTGTATCTAACTGTGGAGTCTTTGTTAAAAAAGAAATACATGATAATTCTGAGAATGATGTGAACAAGATGGTCGAAAGCCTGAAAAGTCAACACACCTGCGTGTTTGATGATAGTCAAGTGAAGAGGATCATAAAGCATGGGTTCTATTGGAGAGTAAGATCAGGTGATTCTAATCATGCCGCAGTTCCCACTAAAGGGAGGAGATTGACTGCTTGTGCCAAGGCAGAGAATAGCCGCATCATTCAGAAGTTTTCAGGAGGTTTGGGATCAGATAAAGTAAGATTCTCTTGTTCTTCTAGCTTTCTAGATGTCAACCAAAATGTTTGTGATCCAATTTGCCACCAGCAGAATGGAAGTTCAAGCGCCTCATCAGAAGACAGAAGTATCATACATTGCGATTATGGTTCTTTGGAACAACAGGCTGATATAAATCCAAGGAGACAGAGCAGCAGAAACAGCAAATTGACAGTTAAAGCATTGGAAAGCTTAGCAAGTGAATTCTGGCATGTGGCAAAGAGACAGAAAAAGAATGACATTCCGACACACACAGATATTTTCAATCCTTGCCGCAAGGCTCGCACAAGAGGCAAAACAAGGCCGCGTCGGAACTACTTTGTTTTTCAACAAATAATAGGAGATGGAAGTGTGAGCTAA